A single region of the Chitinophaga niabensis genome encodes:
- a CDS encoding winged helix-turn-helix transcriptional regulator → MLKLQTISAEWEACTALSAVQDALYVLNGKWKLPIIVALSSGNKRFNELQKTVKGIAAKVLSHELKELELNGFVVRHVYTSTPVMIEYELTEYSNSLGQVVDALRIWGTMHREKIRSQFKQLV, encoded by the coding sequence ATGTTAAAGTTACAAACTATTTCAGCAGAGTGGGAAGCTTGTACAGCCCTCAGTGCCGTTCAGGATGCATTATACGTTTTAAATGGCAAATGGAAGCTGCCAATTATTGTAGCGCTGAGCAGCGGCAACAAACGTTTTAATGAATTGCAGAAAACGGTGAAGGGCATAGCTGCCAAAGTATTATCCCATGAATTGAAAGAACTGGAGCTGAATGGTTTTGTAGTACGCCATGTATATACTTCCACCCCTGTGATGATAGAATACGAATTAACGGAATACAGCAACTCGCTGGGCCAGGTAGTGGATGCCTTAAGGATATGGGGCACCATGCACCGCGAGAAGATCCGCAGCCAGTTCAAGCAATTGGTGTAA
- a CDS encoding YceI family protein has product MKKITLFIFLLAASATSFAQSAWKVDKAHAQLKFDVQHMGLSTVSGSFTDFDATITSDKPDFSDAKFELTAQATSINTGVGQRDDHLRSPDFFDVATNPTVSFKSTSLQKVSEGKYKVTGDLTLHGVTKPVTLDLWYRGTANSPMTKKPVAGFRVTGSIKRSDFNFGSKFPAAALSEEVTITADGEFNKQ; this is encoded by the coding sequence ATGAAAAAGATTACCCTCTTTATCTTCCTGCTGGCAGCATCCGCAACTAGCTTTGCTCAATCAGCCTGGAAAGTAGACAAAGCCCATGCACAACTGAAATTTGATGTGCAACATATGGGTCTTTCTACCGTTTCCGGTTCTTTCACTGACTTCGACGCTACGATCACATCTGATAAACCTGATTTCAGCGATGCAAAGTTTGAACTGACCGCTCAGGCAACTTCCATCAATACAGGTGTTGGCCAACGTGACGATCATTTGAGAAGTCCTGATTTCTTCGATGTTGCCACTAACCCTACTGTTTCTTTCAAAAGCACTTCTCTGCAAAAAGTAAGCGAGGGTAAATATAAAGTAACAGGCGACCTGACCCTGCATGGCGTAACTAAACCTGTGACCCTGGACCTCTGGTACCGTGGTACAGCTAACAGCCCAATGACTAAAAAGCCCGTAGCTGGTTTCCGCGTAACCGGTTCCATCAAACGCAGCGACTTTAACTTCGGTTCCAAGTTCCCTGCCGCCGCCCTGAGCGAAGAAGTGACCATTACTGCTGACGGCGAGTTCAATAAGCAATAA
- a CDS encoding peroxiredoxin family protein yields MRTTNRYADFLPQFYEIRNTKPLDRTKIKPIVTGSTFPLFHLHKDDFVVPFSFLRQESSYIVGSELLNQPLVLAFYSIHWNDYGVNYLEQLESLHADIQVMGGQLLVVSADDRKELEAELAKHNYTFPIAIDHNHQIARGAGIYAETDPLWDRVSGIEENAPLPAVYVIGQSQRLTYTFIDHYFEKEINVRELLSEVYSAGQAQALSRAIA; encoded by the coding sequence ATGCGTACTACTAATCGATATGCGGACTTTTTGCCCCAATTCTACGAGATCAGGAACACTAAACCATTAGACAGAACAAAGATCAAACCGATTGTTACCGGAAGTACTTTTCCATTGTTCCACCTGCATAAGGATGATTTTGTAGTACCATTTTCTTTCCTGCGCCAGGAGAGCAGCTACATAGTAGGTAGCGAGTTACTGAACCAACCACTGGTATTGGCATTTTATTCCATTCACTGGAATGATTATGGTGTGAATTACCTGGAACAGCTGGAATCATTACATGCAGACATCCAGGTAATGGGTGGCCAGTTGCTGGTGGTTTCTGCAGATGACAGGAAAGAATTGGAAGCGGAGCTTGCCAAACATAATTATACTTTCCCCATAGCAATTGACCATAATCATCAGATTGCACGCGGTGCAGGCATTTATGCAGAAACAGATCCGCTTTGGGACCGTGTTTCAGGTATCGAAGAAAATGCACCATTACCTGCAGTATATGTGATCGGCCAGTCACAAAGATTAACCTATACTTTCATTGATCATTACTTTGAAAAAGAGATCAATGTGCGGGAATTATTATCAGAAGTGTATAGCGCAGGGCAGGCACAGGCTTTGAGCCGTGCGATCGCTTAA
- a CDS encoding acyl-CoA thioesterase has protein sequence MKTPQHTVTLRFLAEPSDVNFGGKVHGGSVMKWIDQAGFTCAANWSGQYCVTVYVGGIRFYKPISIGDLVEISASIIYTGNTSMHISIHVYAGNPRQTEKVKTTHCIMVFAAIDDQGKTIPIPKWVPQTEDELSMEKYAHRLMDLRKDIEDEMKQFL, from the coding sequence ATGAAAACACCGCAACATACTGTAACACTGCGCTTCTTGGCAGAACCCTCTGATGTGAATTTTGGTGGAAAGGTACACGGTGGCTCCGTGATGAAATGGATAGACCAGGCTGGTTTTACCTGTGCGGCAAATTGGAGTGGCCAGTATTGTGTAACAGTATATGTAGGAGGAATTCGTTTCTATAAACCTATCTCTATCGGGGACCTGGTAGAGATCTCTGCTTCAATTATCTATACCGGTAATACCAGTATGCATATCTCTATCCATGTATATGCAGGTAACCCAAGGCAAACAGAGAAAGTAAAAACCACGCACTGCATCATGGTATTTGCGGCTATCGACGATCAGGGCAAAACAATACCCATCCCAAAATGGGTGCCGCAAACTGAAGATGAACTGAGTATGGAAAAATATGCCCACCGGCTGATGGACCTTCGTAAGGATATTGAAGACGAAATGAAGCAATTCCTTTAA
- a CDS encoding thermonuclease family protein, with the protein MRVFLTTLLLFISTASISQTYTGKVTAVKDGDTIEMLVNGKPIRIRLFGVDAPEKGQPFGEKSRQFTADQCFGKVVKAVQKSRDQYRRIVAEVFLPDNSSLNYRLLQAGFAWHYTNFSKNETWAAAALKAKKEGNGLWKDAHPVAPWDWRKKKFKR; encoded by the coding sequence ATGCGAGTTTTCCTGACCACCCTTCTCCTTTTTATATCTACTGCTTCCATTAGCCAGACCTATACCGGAAAAGTGACCGCCGTAAAGGACGGGGATACGATTGAAATGCTGGTGAACGGCAAACCCATCAGGATAAGGCTCTTTGGAGTAGATGCCCCGGAAAAAGGGCAACCGTTCGGGGAAAAATCCCGGCAGTTCACGGCAGATCAGTGTTTCGGGAAAGTGGTAAAAGCTGTACAAAAAAGCAGGGACCAATACCGGCGTATAGTGGCAGAAGTATTTTTGCCGGATAACAGCTCTCTCAATTACCGGTTGTTGCAGGCTGGTTTTGCCTGGCACTATACCAATTTCTCCAAAAATGAAACATGGGCTGCTGCTGCGTTGAAAGCAAAAAAGGAAGGAAATGGATTATGGAAAGATGCGCATCCCGTAGCCCCCTGGGATTGGCGGAAAAAGAAATTCAAAAGATAA
- a CDS encoding glycoside hydrolase family 88 protein, with protein sequence MRSTLGKLALILVLPFSAMAQQPSKKQMQQLIDENMQFAVKQYKVLQDSTPANRMPRTFAKGRSVTSDTEWWCSGFYPGTLWYLYEYTKDANVKAEAERRLAILEKEKRYTGNHDIGFMIYCSFGNAYRITGDKKYKEVIDTAAVYQITRYRPSIHSIQSWNKSKNLNCPVIIDNMMNLEQLLWTAEKGGDKKFREIAITHANTTLKNHYRPDHSTFHIVDYDLSTGGIIKKVNGQGAHDTSAWSRGQAWGLYGYTMMYRFTKDKTYLDQAQGIAAFILNHPNLPADKIPYWDYNAPQIPTSRDASAGAIAASALLELGQYVGKADKAKYVDAAVVMLQSLSSDAYRAKLGENGGFLLKNSVGHFLANSEVDVPLTYADYYFLEGLLRYKKWYL encoded by the coding sequence ATGAGATCCACATTAGGAAAACTAGCGCTAATCCTCGTTCTGCCATTCAGCGCAATGGCCCAGCAGCCCTCCAAAAAGCAAATGCAGCAGCTGATAGATGAGAACATGCAATTTGCCGTGAAGCAATATAAAGTACTGCAGGACAGTACGCCTGCCAACAGGATGCCCCGTACCTTTGCAAAAGGGCGGTCTGTTACTTCTGATACAGAATGGTGGTGCAGCGGTTTTTATCCCGGCACACTCTGGTACCTGTATGAGTATACAAAAGACGCCAATGTAAAAGCTGAAGCCGAGCGCAGGCTCGCCATCCTGGAAAAGGAAAAGCGCTACACGGGCAATCACGACATTGGCTTCATGATCTATTGCAGCTTTGGAAATGCTTACCGCATTACCGGGGACAAGAAATATAAAGAAGTGATCGACACGGCAGCTGTTTACCAGATCACCCGCTACAGGCCCTCCATTCATTCCATCCAATCCTGGAATAAAAGCAAGAACCTGAACTGCCCCGTGATCATCGATAACATGATGAACCTGGAGCAATTGCTCTGGACGGCTGAAAAGGGTGGGGATAAAAAGTTCCGTGAGATTGCGATCACCCATGCGAACACTACTTTAAAGAACCACTACCGCCCGGATCACAGTACTTTTCATATAGTGGATTACGATCTTTCCACCGGCGGCATCATTAAAAAGGTGAACGGACAGGGGGCACATGATACGTCTGCCTGGAGCAGAGGGCAGGCCTGGGGGCTTTATGGTTATACCATGATGTACCGTTTTACAAAAGACAAAACTTACCTGGACCAGGCTCAGGGTATTGCAGCATTTATCCTGAACCATCCTAATCTGCCAGCTGATAAGATCCCCTACTGGGATTACAATGCTCCCCAAATACCTACTTCCCGGGATGCTTCTGCGGGTGCTATCGCAGCGTCTGCTTTATTGGAACTGGGGCAGTATGTGGGTAAGGCAGATAAAGCGAAGTATGTGGATGCTGCTGTTGTGATGCTTCAGTCTTTGTCGTCTGATGCGTACAGGGCAAAACTGGGGGAGAACGGTGGTTTTCTGTTGAAGAACAGCGTGGGGCATTTCCTGGCGAACTCGGAAGTGGATGTGCCATTGACCTATGCGGATTATTATTTCCTGGAAGGGTTGCTTCGTTATAAGAAGTGGTATCTATAA
- a CDS encoding PepSY-associated TM helix domain-containing protein has product MQQSIQKKKGKSTWRRINNWLHLWLGLTSGIIVFIVSITGCLYAFQHELSDLTQRYKFVEAEAKPYLSPSQLKAIAAKEAFGAGRDTGINKITGISYGSPDKAALATFMDKKDGYTMIYINPYNGNVLKKTALKHDFFRFILEGHFQLWLPRKIGQPIVAIGVLIFVVLLITGLIMWWPKKWNKANRNKSFKIKTNAGPKRINYDLHNVLGFYAMVIALVIGLTGLVWGFQWFSKSYYYTLTGGKTLPKFQKGVSDTLLAKTAVLVSPEDKVWAQMQKEHPEQTGTTQVQFAYLPTDPIAVIYNPAEGTYYKREFRYFDRYSLAELKGGGIYGKKFADASTGEKIYRMNYDIHVGAVLGLTGKFIAFFASLICASLPITGFYIWWGKRKKKSGKQVKPATKRLPRVAASL; this is encoded by the coding sequence ATGCAGCAAAGCATTCAAAAGAAAAAAGGTAAATCAACCTGGCGCCGTATCAACAACTGGCTGCACCTTTGGCTGGGGCTCACATCAGGGATCATCGTATTTATTGTAAGCATTACAGGCTGCCTGTATGCCTTCCAGCACGAATTGTCTGATCTCACCCAACGCTACAAATTCGTGGAAGCAGAGGCCAAACCTTACCTCTCTCCTTCTCAATTGAAAGCAATTGCTGCAAAAGAAGCCTTTGGTGCCGGAAGAGATACCGGCATCAACAAGATCACAGGCATATCCTACGGCAGTCCGGATAAAGCAGCCCTGGCTACTTTCATGGATAAGAAAGACGGATATACCATGATCTACATCAACCCCTACAATGGTAACGTACTGAAGAAAACAGCCCTCAAGCATGATTTCTTCCGTTTTATACTGGAAGGGCATTTTCAGTTGTGGCTGCCCAGAAAGATCGGCCAACCCATTGTAGCTATAGGTGTACTCATATTTGTTGTGCTGCTCATCACCGGTCTCATTATGTGGTGGCCTAAAAAATGGAACAAAGCCAACAGGAATAAAAGCTTCAAGATTAAAACAAACGCTGGTCCCAAGAGGATCAATTACGATCTGCACAATGTACTGGGCTTTTATGCCATGGTCATTGCACTGGTGATTGGGCTTACAGGGCTTGTCTGGGGCTTCCAGTGGTTTTCAAAATCTTATTATTATACGCTCACAGGAGGAAAAACCCTCCCCAAATTCCAAAAAGGCGTTTCAGATACCTTATTGGCAAAGACTGCAGTACTGGTGTCTCCGGAAGACAAAGTATGGGCACAGATGCAAAAAGAACACCCTGAGCAAACAGGTACCACACAGGTACAGTTTGCGTATTTACCTACTGATCCCATCGCCGTGATCTATAATCCGGCAGAAGGAACTTACTACAAAAGGGAGTTCAGGTATTTCGACAGGTATTCTTTAGCAGAACTTAAAGGCGGCGGCATTTATGGAAAGAAATTTGCAGACGCTTCTACCGGAGAAAAGATCTACCGGATGAACTACGACATACACGTTGGTGCCGTTTTGGGCCTGACGGGCAAGTTCATTGCTTTCTTTGCCAGCCTAATTTGTGCCAGTTTACCCATCACCGGGTTCTATATCTGGTGGGGCAAACGAAAGAAGAAGTCCGGCAAACAGGTAAAGCCTGCCACAAAACGGCTGCCCCGGGTAGCCGCCTCCTTGTAA
- a CDS encoding TonB-dependent receptor, translating into MHRYLTLLYLLCLPVLSFANEDNDGTGTIKGTIITSDNKPASDVTVQLGDKLKGTLTNENGEFTLRKVKPGNYIIQVSLLGYAPLLQNITVEANKTTILSFQLQASDKELKEVIVTGNKNKFAQRESNYIARLPLNNLENPQVYNVISKELMQEQIAIDYKNALRNIPGAAVGFGGVNNGITYLILRGFWVTSQMRNGMAAMQSGGIDPVNVERIEVLKGPSGTLFGSSLISFGGFSNLVTKKPFETTKGEISYATGSWNMNRLTADVNTALNKDKSLLLRVNAALHSENTFQTFGSLRSFAIAPSLSYKVNDRLTLSLDAELYKTKRSTLPAYGFENVTFKKITDLPLDYKQSLSSGDPLLEQGNMNIFAQAEYKISDKWTSSTQYAIGSATFDNTNYLWPMKWYNDSSVVRSFSAGRGNTSNSIQFQQNFTGDFRIGNLRNRLVAGVEVYYLANKTNVYGTLLYDSINVRKPIKPMSLARINDIVAGIGSPNQTLAKQYRYSAYASDVLNITDQLLLMLSLRIDRFDNKGTSTNGAKAPAAGVYSQTSVSPKLGLVYQVMKDRVSVFINYMNGFQNVAPVTQPDQSILTPKPQYGNQIEVGTKLDIIQHKLSGTISYYNIKLNNAVRNDPDRLGFSIQDGTQVSKGVEVDIITNPLPGLNIVAGYGYNNFEYTKANKNQEGTSNGLPVHMGNFWVSYKFSGNALKGFGLGFGGNHMSAVYPKNEAGALTIPEYTKFDATVFYDYQKFRLGLKLNNVTDKRYWGINNDPQNPRQIIGSVSYKF; encoded by the coding sequence ATGCACAGATATTTAACCTTACTTTATCTGCTATGCCTGCCCGTTTTGTCGTTTGCAAATGAAGACAATGACGGGACCGGAACCATCAAAGGAACCATTATTACATCAGACAATAAACCAGCCTCAGACGTAACAGTACAGTTAGGCGATAAACTGAAAGGTACCCTCACCAATGAAAATGGTGAATTCACTCTACGCAAAGTGAAACCCGGCAATTACATCATCCAGGTTTCCCTGTTAGGATATGCCCCCCTGCTGCAAAACATCACCGTAGAAGCCAATAAAACCACCATCCTCAGCTTCCAGCTGCAAGCCAGCGATAAGGAGTTAAAGGAAGTGATCGTAACCGGCAACAAGAACAAATTCGCACAAAGAGAAAGTAACTACATTGCCCGCCTGCCATTGAACAACCTGGAAAATCCGCAGGTCTACAATGTGATCTCCAAAGAACTCATGCAGGAGCAGATCGCCATCGACTATAAAAATGCACTCCGCAATATCCCCGGCGCCGCTGTTGGATTCGGCGGTGTAAATAACGGTATCACTTACCTGATCTTAAGAGGTTTTTGGGTAACCAGCCAAATGAGGAACGGTATGGCCGCTATGCAAAGTGGTGGCATCGATCCGGTAAATGTAGAAAGGATAGAAGTATTGAAAGGCCCTTCCGGCACACTGTTCGGTTCCAGCCTGATCTCTTTCGGCGGATTCTCCAACCTCGTAACCAAGAAACCTTTCGAAACCACCAAAGGGGAGATCTCCTACGCTACCGGCAGCTGGAACATGAATCGTTTAACCGCAGACGTTAATACGGCTTTAAACAAGGACAAATCCCTGCTGCTCCGTGTAAACGCAGCCCTCCATTCAGAAAACACTTTCCAGACCTTCGGTTCCCTGCGCAGTTTTGCCATCGCCCCCAGCCTGTCCTACAAAGTGAATGACCGCCTGACCCTCAGCCTGGATGCAGAACTGTACAAAACTAAACGCAGCACCCTTCCGGCTTATGGATTTGAAAACGTTACCTTCAAAAAGATAACAGACCTGCCACTGGATTACAAACAAAGCCTGAGCAGCGGCGATCCTTTGCTGGAACAGGGTAACATGAACATCTTTGCCCAGGCGGAATACAAGATCTCTGATAAATGGACCTCCTCCACGCAATATGCCATCGGTTCTGCCACTTTTGATAACACCAATTACCTCTGGCCAATGAAATGGTACAACGATTCCAGCGTTGTACGCAGTTTCTCAGCAGGCAGGGGTAATACCAGCAATTCTATCCAATTCCAGCAGAACTTTACGGGAGACTTCAGGATCGGTAACCTGCGGAACAGGCTGGTAGCTGGTGTGGAAGTATACTACCTGGCTAACAAAACCAATGTCTACGGTACCTTATTGTATGATTCCATTAATGTACGCAAGCCCATCAAACCGATGTCCCTGGCCCGTATTAATGACATCGTAGCGGGAATAGGTTCTCCCAACCAAACCTTAGCCAAACAATACCGCTACAGCGCATATGCTTCTGATGTGCTGAACATTACAGACCAGTTGCTGCTGATGCTGAGCCTCCGTATAGACCGCTTCGATAACAAAGGCACTTCTACCAATGGCGCCAAAGCTCCTGCTGCCGGAGTATACAGTCAAACATCCGTGTCTCCCAAACTAGGCCTGGTATACCAGGTAATGAAAGATCGTGTATCCGTTTTCATTAATTATATGAATGGATTCCAGAACGTAGCCCCGGTTACACAACCGGATCAGTCTATACTTACTCCCAAACCACAATATGGTAACCAGATTGAAGTAGGTACCAAGCTGGATATCATTCAACATAAACTCAGCGGTACTATCAGCTATTACAACATCAAGCTCAACAACGCCGTACGTAATGATCCGGATAGATTAGGTTTCTCTATCCAGGATGGGACCCAGGTGAGCAAAGGAGTAGAAGTAGACATCATCACCAACCCGCTGCCAGGGTTAAACATCGTTGCCGGTTACGGATATAACAACTTCGAATACACGAAAGCGAACAAGAACCAGGAAGGTACCAGCAATGGCCTGCCGGTGCATATGGGAAATTTCTGGGTAAGCTATAAATTCTCCGGCAATGCCCTGAAAGGTTTTGGTCTTGGTTTTGGCGGTAACCACATGAGTGCTGTTTACCCTAAGAACGAAGCCGGTGCGCTCACCATTCCGGAATACACAAAGTTTGATGCCACTGTTTTTTATGACTATCAGAAGTTTCGCCTCGGTCTGAAACTAAATAACGTAACAGACAAAAGATACTGGGGTATTAATAACGATCCTCAGAATCCAAGACAGATCATCGGTAGCGTTTCATATAAATTCTAA
- a CDS encoding class I SAM-dependent methyltransferase, with the protein MELSQAIELIRSDDFDKDTIATWADLGCGSGLFTNALLSFLHPKSTVYAVDQYPVKINHPAVILKQMDFIKEDWDFPKLDGILMANSLHFVEDKPSFLRKVRAALKPNGTLLLVEYDTDTPNHWVPFPASFSSLKRILLEAGFKNVHRLQEQPSIYGKANIYASWIN; encoded by the coding sequence ATGGAACTATCACAAGCCATAGAACTCATCAGGTCTGATGATTTTGATAAAGACACCATTGCCACATGGGCCGATCTTGGTTGTGGCAGCGGCCTCTTTACAAATGCCCTGCTGAGTTTCCTTCATCCCAAAAGCACTGTTTACGCCGTAGATCAATATCCCGTAAAGATCAATCATCCCGCTGTGATCTTGAAGCAGATGGACTTCATCAAAGAAGACTGGGATTTCCCAAAGCTGGATGGGATCTTGATGGCAAATTCACTGCATTTTGTAGAAGATAAACCCTCTTTTTTAAGAAAAGTAAGAGCTGCCCTGAAACCAAACGGTACACTGTTACTGGTGGAATACGATACGGATACCCCCAACCATTGGGTACCCTTCCCTGCCAGCTTTTCTTCATTGAAAAGAATACTGCTCGAAGCTGGTTTTAAAAATGTACACCGCCTGCAGGAACAACCATCCATTTATGGCAAAGCCAATATCTATGCTTCATGGATAAATTAA
- a CDS encoding DUF1330 domain-containing protein has protein sequence MVYYMISYDIDNWEGFSQYGPAIAPLFKKYGAEVLASDTSGIVMEGEGRMMNAIVQFPSEEAALGMYYDPEYISLKKLRTDNTSKCTMVLVRGT, from the coding sequence ATGGTTTACTACATGATCAGTTATGACATCGACAATTGGGAGGGGTTTTCTCAATATGGGCCTGCTATAGCTCCTTTGTTTAAGAAATATGGGGCTGAAGTGCTGGCATCTGATACTTCGGGGATTGTAATGGAAGGAGAAGGGAGGATGATGAATGCGATAGTGCAGTTTCCTTCTGAGGAGGCGGCCCTGGGAATGTATTATGATCCTGAATATATATCCCTGAAGAAACTGCGGACAGATAATACGAGTAAGTGTACGATGGTTTTGGTGCGTGGGACTTAG
- a CDS encoding helix-turn-helix domain-containing protein, translated as MNTIPYYTDINEFLASISIEQRTTNPLFYCLRLKEHKGDIYKPPFRRGFYFLALFTEAGNTKVIHGTTNETNLNSFLVFQSPELIYSFYRDSAAHGYLIYFKPECFSFFKPNFHKEFSLFDLLHTNLFKFDHTNFEKLAPHFEEVFATYERTDKEHHLEARIKLLALLYHLNEFATERRKEIRLATPQQILLRKFVQLVNNHYIDKRTVQEYADLLAVTPNYLSQSVKSVTGKNALSYISERLTIEAKSLIRHTDFEIAEIAYQLNFSDPANFGKFFKKQEGMSPLEFRKLSKP; from the coding sequence ATGAACACTATTCCTTATTATACCGATATCAACGAATTCTTAGCCTCTATCTCCATAGAGCAACGAACCACTAATCCCCTATTTTACTGCCTGCGGCTAAAAGAACATAAAGGGGATATCTACAAACCGCCCTTTAGAAGAGGATTTTATTTTTTGGCCCTTTTCACAGAAGCTGGTAATACTAAGGTCATCCATGGTACCACCAATGAAACTAACCTAAACTCCTTCCTGGTTTTTCAGTCACCGGAATTGATCTATAGTTTTTATCGGGATAGCGCCGCGCACGGATACCTTATTTACTTCAAACCCGAATGTTTTTCATTTTTCAAGCCAAACTTCCATAAAGAGTTTTCACTGTTTGACTTGTTGCACACCAATCTCTTTAAATTTGATCATACCAATTTCGAAAAACTGGCGCCTCATTTTGAGGAAGTATTTGCAACCTATGAAAGAACTGATAAAGAACATCATCTTGAAGCCCGGATCAAATTACTGGCCCTACTCTATCATTTAAATGAATTTGCTACCGAGCGGAGAAAAGAAATAAGATTGGCCACCCCGCAGCAGATCCTCCTGAGGAAATTTGTGCAGTTGGTAAATAACCACTACATCGATAAACGAACAGTGCAGGAGTATGCAGACCTTCTTGCCGTGACGCCGAATTACCTTTCTCAGTCCGTAAAGTCCGTTACGGGTAAAAATGCACTTTCCTATATTAGTGAAAGGTTGACTATTGAGGCCAAATCCCTGATCCGGCATACGGATTTTGAAATAGCTGAAATTGCCTATCAGTTGAACTTTTCAGACCCAGCCAACTTCGGTAAATTCTTCAAAAAACAGGAAGGTATGTCTCCCCTGGAGTTCAGGAAACTCAGCAAACCATAA
- a CDS encoding VOC family protein yields MATKVFINLPVKDLNRSKLFFEGLGYSFNPQFSDENAACMVISDAIYAMLITEPFFRTFTPKEIVDTQKYTEVLICLDAGSKEEVEGVVSKAKELGAVVYKEPQDHGWMYQHSFADLDGHQWEFIYMDMAQLPG; encoded by the coding sequence ATGGCTACAAAAGTTTTTATCAATCTCCCCGTAAAAGATCTGAACAGATCGAAGCTTTTCTTTGAAGGGCTTGGCTACAGTTTTAACCCGCAGTTCAGCGACGAAAATGCTGCCTGCATGGTTATCAGTGATGCCATCTATGCAATGCTAATCACAGAGCCCTTTTTTAGAACCTTCACTCCCAAAGAGATTGTGGATACCCAAAAGTACACGGAGGTATTGATCTGTTTAGATGCTGGATCCAAAGAAGAGGTAGAGGGTGTAGTGTCCAAAGCAAAAGAATTGGGCGCCGTTGTTTACAAAGAACCACAAGATCATGGCTGGATGTATCAGCATAGCTTCGCCGACCTCGATGGTCATCAATGGGAATTTATATACATGGATATGGCTCAGCTGCCAGGTTAA
- a CDS encoding DoxX family protein produces MKKNKIIFWVATVFIFLFEGVMPVSALIFAPSSATAGTVYLGYPIYFAYMLIAFKALGAIALIITKLPRPIKEWAYAGLAFNFVAACISHFAVDGASGVSFFPLIILTILIVSYIYYFKTYHHGKNGL; encoded by the coding sequence ATGAAGAAGAACAAGATTATTTTCTGGGTCGCAACAGTATTTATATTCCTGTTTGAAGGTGTAATGCCGGTATCAGCTTTAATTTTTGCCCCATCCTCCGCAACGGCAGGAACAGTTTACCTGGGCTATCCGATCTATTTTGCTTATATGCTGATTGCATTCAAAGCGCTTGGGGCTATTGCATTAATTATTACGAAATTGCCGAGACCCATCAAGGAATGGGCGTATGCAGGATTGGCGTTTAACTTTGTTGCTGCATGTATCAGTCATTTTGCTGTAGATGGAGCAAGTGGAGTGAGCTTTTTCCCACTCATTATTTTAACGATTTTAATTGTATCTTATATCTATTACTTTAAAACGTATCACCATGGCAAAAACGGATTATAA
- a CDS encoding iron chaperone: MAKTDYKTIDEYHKVHPAEVQQRMQSIREIVHKVVPEAEEVISYQIPCFKYKGYLVYYSAASKHISLSNPWSAGLLKTFEKDLKGYKVSKSAIQFPNQDPLPLDLIKRIVAYRKKENEGKA, translated from the coding sequence ATGGCAAAAACGGATTATAAAACAATTGATGAATACCATAAGGTTCATCCGGCAGAAGTGCAGCAAAGAATGCAATCCATCCGTGAAATTGTTCACAAGGTAGTGCCTGAGGCTGAAGAGGTAATAAGTTATCAGATCCCTTGTTTTAAATATAAGGGATACCTGGTCTATTATTCTGCAGCCAGTAAACACATTTCCTTATCTAATCCATGGAGTGCCGGTCTGCTTAAAACATTTGAAAAAGACCTGAAAGGATATAAGGTATCTAAATCCGCTATCCAGTTCCCTAATCAGGACCCACTGCCTTTGGACCTGATAAAGAGGATCGTTGCATACAGGAAAAAGGAGAACGAAGGAAAGGCCTAA